In Allorhizobium pseudoryzae, the following proteins share a genomic window:
- a CDS encoding CbbQ/NirQ/NorQ/GpvN family protein: MNIIARNIQPDIPAYSPAGNECTLFETAWTRQLPLLLKGPTGCGKTRFVSHMAQKLGLPLTTVSCHDDLAAADLTGRFLLKGGETVWVDGPLTRAVREGGVCYLDEVVEARKDVAVVLHPLTDDRRILPLERTGEELEAPPAFMLVVSYNPGYQSLLKALKPSTRQRFVAIEFDFLPKAREIEVVSAESGLPATAVEPLVELARRLRALKGHDLEEGVSTRLLVYCASLIDAGLAPRDAVRAAMIEPLTDEPDVRTALLELAQAVIR, from the coding sequence ATGAATATCATCGCCCGCAACATTCAGCCGGATATCCCGGCCTATTCTCCAGCCGGCAACGAATGCACTCTCTTCGAGACAGCCTGGACGCGGCAGTTGCCGCTTCTCCTCAAAGGACCGACAGGCTGCGGAAAGACCCGGTTCGTCAGTCATATGGCGCAAAAGCTTGGCTTGCCGCTGACCACCGTCTCCTGCCACGACGATCTGGCGGCTGCCGATCTCACTGGCCGTTTTCTTTTGAAGGGAGGTGAGACGGTCTGGGTCGACGGACCGCTGACCCGGGCGGTCCGTGAGGGCGGTGTGTGCTATCTCGACGAGGTGGTCGAGGCGCGCAAGGATGTCGCCGTCGTGCTCCACCCGCTCACCGACGACCGGCGCATCCTGCCATTGGAGCGGACAGGGGAAGAGCTTGAAGCGCCGCCGGCCTTCATGCTCGTTGTCTCCTACAATCCTGGCTATCAAAGCCTCCTCAAAGCGTTGAAGCCCTCGACTCGCCAGCGTTTTGTCGCCATCGAGTTCGACTTCCTGCCCAAGGCGAGGGAGATCGAGGTTGTCTCGGCAGAAAGTGGACTGCCTGCCACGGCTGTAGAGCCATTGGTCGAACTGGCGCGGCGGCTGCGGGCATTGAAAGGTCATGACCTGGAGGAGGGCGTCTCGACGCGTCTGCTGGTTTACTGCGCGAGCCTCATCGATGCCGGTCTTGCGCCACGGGACGCCGTTCGTGCCGCCATGATAGAGCCGCTGACCGACGAACCTGACGTGCGTACCGCACTCCTTGAACTGGCACAGGCGGTCATCCGCTAG
- a CDS encoding c-type cytochrome, which translates to MAERLTKTGARNVFYGGSIFFFAIFVGLTAHSHYYIRTTSTDESTLTDSVARGKHIWEKNACINCHSILGEGAYFAPELGNVWTRWGGQDDRDGARETLRSWMAAQPSGVEGRRQMPQFNLTDEEINDLADFLEWTSKIKTQNWPPNEAG; encoded by the coding sequence ATGGCAGAGCGCCTGACCAAGACCGGAGCGCGCAACGTCTTCTATGGCGGCTCCATTTTCTTTTTTGCGATCTTCGTGGGGCTCACCGCCCACAGCCATTACTACATCCGCACTACTTCAACAGATGAATCGACGCTGACCGACAGCGTCGCGCGCGGCAAGCATATCTGGGAAAAGAACGCCTGTATCAACTGCCACTCGATCTTGGGTGAAGGCGCCTACTTCGCGCCCGAACTCGGCAATGTCTGGACCCGCTGGGGTGGCCAGGACGATCGTGACGGTGCACGCGAGACGCTTCGTTCTTGGATGGCGGCACAGCCCTCTGGTGTCGAAGGTCGCCGCCAGATGCCGCAATTCAATCTGACCGACGAAGAGATCAACGATCTCGCAGACTTCCTCGAATGGACCAGCAAAATCAAGACGCAGAACTGGCCGCCGAACGAGGCTGGCTGA
- a CDS encoding nitric-oxide reductase large subunit — MKYQSQKVAMLYFYGALGLFIAQVLFGVVAGTIYVLPNTLSELLPFNIVRMIHTNALIVWLLMGFMGATYYLLPEEAETELYSPKLAVAQFWIFLIAAAAAVVGYLFGIHEGREFLEQPFIIKIGIVIVALMLLLNVTMTSLKGRKTVVTNILIFGLWGVAIFFLFAFYNPTNLALDKMYWWYVVHLWVEGVWELIMASVLAFLMIKLNGIDREVVEKWLYVIIGLALFSGILGTGHHYYWIGAPGYWQWIGSLFSTLEVAPFFTMVIFTFVMTWKAGRKHPNKAALLWSIGCSVMAFFGAGVWGFLHTLSSINYYTHGTQVTAAHGHLAFFGAYVMLNLAIMAYAIPEMRGRQPYNQWLSIASFWMMCTAMSVMTFALTFAGVLQVHLQRVLGESYMAVQDQLALFYWVRLGSGAVVLVSALMFVWAVLMPGKEKEPAFGGYVEPAE; from the coding sequence ATGAAATATCAAAGCCAGAAGGTCGCGATGCTGTATTTTTACGGTGCGCTCGGCCTCTTTATCGCCCAGGTCCTGTTTGGGGTCGTCGCGGGTACGATCTACGTTCTGCCCAATACGCTCTCCGAGCTCCTCCCTTTTAACATCGTCCGTATGATCCACACCAACGCCCTGATCGTCTGGTTGTTGATGGGCTTCATGGGCGCGACCTATTATCTGCTGCCGGAAGAAGCGGAAACCGAGCTTTACAGCCCAAAGCTTGCTGTCGCGCAGTTCTGGATCTTCCTCATTGCCGCTGCCGCCGCGGTCGTCGGTTATCTCTTCGGCATTCATGAGGGGCGCGAGTTTCTCGAGCAGCCCTTCATCATCAAGATCGGCATTGTCATTGTTGCATTGATGTTGCTGCTCAACGTCACCATGACATCGCTGAAGGGTCGCAAGACTGTCGTCACCAACATCCTGATCTTCGGTCTGTGGGGTGTGGCGATCTTCTTCCTCTTTGCCTTCTACAACCCAACGAACCTGGCACTCGACAAGATGTACTGGTGGTATGTCGTCCACCTCTGGGTCGAAGGCGTATGGGAGCTGATCATGGCCTCGGTGCTCGCCTTCCTGATGATCAAGCTCAACGGCATCGACCGCGAAGTGGTCGAGAAGTGGCTCTATGTCATCATCGGGCTGGCGCTGTTCTCCGGCATTCTCGGCACGGGCCATCACTACTATTGGATCGGCGCGCCCGGCTACTGGCAGTGGATTGGGTCGCTGTTCTCGACGCTTGAAGTCGCGCCCTTCTTCACCATGGTCATCTTCACCTTCGTGATGACTTGGAAGGCCGGTCGCAAGCATCCGAACAAGGCAGCTCTTCTGTGGTCGATCGGCTGCTCGGTCATGGCCTTCTTCGGTGCCGGCGTCTGGGGCTTCCTGCACACACTGTCCTCGATCAACTACTACACTCACGGCACGCAGGTGACGGCAGCCCACGGACACCTCGCGTTCTTCGGCGCCTATGTCATGCTCAATCTTGCGATCATGGCCTATGCCATCCCGGAAATGCGCGGCCGCCAGCCCTATAACCAGTGGCTGTCGATCGCGAGCTTCTGGATGATGTGCACGGCCATGTCGGTAATGACCTTTGCGCTCACCTTCGCAGGTGTTCTGCAGGTGCATCTCCAGCGCGTGCTGGGTGAAAGCTACATGGCCGTCCAGGACCAGTTGGCGCTGTTCTACTGGGTGCGTCTCGGCTCCGGTGCGGTCGTTTTGGTCTCGGCCCTGATGTTCGTCTGGGCCGTGTTGATGCCGGGCAAGGAAAAAGAGCCTGCCTTCGGCGGCTATGTCGAGCCTGCCGAGTGA
- a CDS encoding NnrS family protein encodes MSVLPAIRMLPSADLARAMSAEGLRLMFPLAALHAALWPFLWVVVWSLDLPFAVSSLPRHWHAQEMLVGSFGGALFGFLTSALPEWTDTQRLSGRPLFLAAGLWAGARLLGFFAVENGWLLGLVFDQAWMLCLLTYALRLSWIKKSTGLLGFILFVTTFAAAAALLRIAIALEASDLSDRAIRILGLSLLGLLGLALARITVPVTNLILDPTEKTSPYRPHPGRVHLSAGLTMLVIVAEAATLSDAVRGYLMLAAGAAFLDRVAEGFVGREGFSFELGGLWLSSALAGTGLLICGLSLIGLPLPWLGGLHLALMGGLGLGVLQVLSIAGLLHTGQPLRFSKTTRMAIQLLVLSVLLRILPEFAPSLSLPFGAYGLTSALFSLSFLLWAKAYIPLLWSPETVDQERC; translated from the coding sequence ATGAGTGTGCTTCCAGCCATACGCATGCTTCCCTCGGCCGATCTTGCCAGGGCCATGTCCGCCGAAGGCCTCAGACTGATGTTTCCACTTGCCGCCTTGCATGCTGCGCTGTGGCCCTTTCTTTGGGTCGTGGTTTGGTCTCTCGATCTACCTTTTGCCGTTTCCTCCCTTCCCCGCCACTGGCACGCCCAGGAAATGCTGGTCGGCTCCTTCGGAGGCGCGCTTTTTGGCTTCCTGACCTCTGCCCTACCGGAATGGACGGACACGCAACGCCTCAGTGGACGCCCCCTGTTCTTGGCTGCAGGTCTTTGGGCCGGTGCCCGCTTGCTGGGCTTCTTCGCCGTCGAGAACGGATGGCTGCTTGGCCTCGTGTTCGATCAGGCGTGGATGCTGTGCCTGCTTACCTATGCGCTACGCCTGTCCTGGATCAAGAAAAGCACCGGTCTCCTGGGTTTCATCCTGTTCGTCACCACCTTTGCGGCGGCTGCGGCTCTACTGCGGATCGCGATTGCCTTGGAAGCCTCCGACCTGTCGGACCGCGCAATCAGAATTCTTGGGCTCTCGCTTCTAGGCCTGCTGGGTCTCGCCCTTGCCCGCATCACCGTCCCAGTGACCAATCTGATCCTTGATCCGACGGAAAAGACCTCGCCCTACAGACCGCATCCGGGCCGGGTCCATCTCTCAGCGGGGTTGACCATGCTGGTGATCGTGGCAGAGGCAGCCACGCTCTCGGACGCCGTGCGCGGCTATCTGATGTTGGCTGCCGGTGCAGCCTTTCTCGATCGGGTTGCCGAGGGGTTTGTGGGGCGCGAAGGCTTTTCCTTCGAACTTGGCGGTCTTTGGCTGTCGAGTGCGCTGGCTGGCACCGGCCTTCTCATCTGCGGCCTTAGCCTCATTGGCCTGCCTCTGCCCTGGCTGGGTGGGCTGCATCTGGCGCTGATGGGCGGGCTAGGTCTCGGCGTCCTGCAGGTGTTGTCGATTGCAGGCCTGCTCCATACCGGTCAACCGCTGCGCTTTTCGAAGACAACCCGGATGGCGATCCAGCTTCTGGTCCTGTCGGTGCTTCTCCGGATCCTCCCGGAATTCGCGCCGTCCCTCTCCCTGCCCTTCGGCGCTTACGGTCTGACCTCTGCGCTGTTTTCGCTCTCATTTCTCCTTTGGGCCAAGGCCTATATTCCTCTGCTCTGGTCACCGGAAACGGTCGATCAGGAAAGGTGCTGA
- a CDS encoding ABC transporter substrate-binding protein yields the protein MPNTLKQVSETNIIEADAAGHATTRRTLCAGIAATLALPFLNTRARASSLDQLVLFGPPAGPSITLAYAVGKGLLRNVADKVEFRVWRTPDEMRAGLSSGSMRAVVMPTTAAANLHTRGLGLKLASVMTNGLLYMVSRNDKIAAFADLEGQSVTVPFPNDTPELVFDAALAHHRMTGKVKVERAGTPIEAVQMLLAGRIDTALLPEPAVSAAIFKASTGGQALHRVIDMQKEWGMVTASTPVMPQAGLALTQNFLDDHPEQATALLAGLARAAVEVNANPAAAASQAASALELPWPVLQASIPYSNLVAIAARDAHGPIETLLKAVAQRHPEMVGGRMPDASLYL from the coding sequence ATGCCCAACACCTTGAAACAGGTCAGCGAGACGAATATCATTGAGGCCGACGCGGCAGGCCATGCAACAACCCGTCGCACTTTATGCGCTGGCATCGCAGCGACCCTTGCCCTTCCCTTCCTCAACACACGGGCACGCGCTTCCTCCCTCGACCAACTCGTCCTCTTCGGCCCTCCTGCCGGACCATCGATCACGCTGGCCTATGCGGTTGGCAAAGGCCTGCTGCGCAACGTCGCAGATAAGGTGGAGTTTAGGGTCTGGCGCACGCCCGATGAAATGCGGGCGGGCCTGTCGTCCGGATCCATGAGAGCCGTAGTCATGCCGACAACGGCGGCGGCAAATCTCCATACGCGCGGACTTGGCCTGAAACTGGCCAGCGTAATGACCAATGGCCTTCTCTATATGGTATCGCGCAACGATAAGATCGCGGCTTTCGCCGATCTCGAAGGTCAAAGCGTAACCGTGCCATTTCCCAATGACACGCCGGAACTTGTCTTCGATGCGGCGCTTGCCCACCATCGAATGACCGGCAAGGTCAAGGTAGAGCGGGCCGGCACGCCAATCGAAGCCGTTCAGATGCTGCTCGCAGGGCGTATCGACACGGCGCTACTGCCCGAACCGGCAGTCTCTGCCGCCATCTTCAAGGCCAGTACAGGTGGTCAGGCGCTTCACCGCGTCATCGACATGCAGAAGGAATGGGGTATGGTCACCGCAAGTACGCCGGTCATGCCCCAGGCAGGTCTCGCCCTGACGCAAAACTTCCTGGACGATCATCCGGAACAGGCGACCGCGCTTCTTGCGGGACTTGCACGGGCAGCAGTCGAGGTGAACGCCAATCCGGCAGCGGCTGCGAGCCAGGCCGCGTCGGCACTTGAACTCCCATGGCCTGTGCTGCAGGCGTCGATCCCCTATTCGAACCTCGTCGCCATTGCCGCGCGTGATGCGCACGGACCGATCGAGACCCTGCTCAAAGCCGTGGCACAGAGGCATCCCGAGATGGTGGGCGGTCGCATGCCGGACGCGTCACTTTATCTGTAG
- a CDS encoding ABC transporter ATP-binding protein, translating into MTLLQLKAVGHVYLGRPVLEQVTLQVSQGEMVALVGPSGCGKSTLAQIAAGLIIPRHGQVERGYARCAFVFQEPRLLPWATVEANVALSLSGLPVARSERRVRIAAACDRVSLEESDWQKFPSQLSGGMRQRTALARALVADPDFLYFDEPFTALDAALRRRMQDLVVATASDSGKGGLFITHDIHEALRICHRIAVLDRYGHGILDCVSVPETPGHRSEEMIFETARRLISDHPLFAVVEEHDERRLA; encoded by the coding sequence ATGACCCTCCTCCAGCTCAAAGCCGTGGGGCACGTCTATCTCGGCCGCCCCGTTCTCGAACAGGTCACTCTGCAGGTCAGCCAGGGGGAAATGGTCGCGCTGGTCGGACCGTCCGGTTGCGGCAAGAGCACGCTTGCCCAGATCGCCGCCGGGCTGATTATCCCCCGCCACGGCCAAGTCGAGCGAGGCTATGCGCGCTGCGCTTTCGTCTTTCAGGAACCGCGCCTCCTCCCATGGGCGACGGTCGAAGCCAACGTGGCACTCAGCCTATCTGGCCTCCCCGTGGCGCGGTCCGAGCGAAGGGTAAGAATTGCAGCGGCCTGTGATCGCGTATCGCTGGAAGAGAGCGACTGGCAAAAGTTTCCATCGCAGTTGTCGGGTGGCATGCGCCAGCGCACGGCGCTTGCCCGTGCTCTTGTCGCCGACCCCGACTTCCTCTACTTCGACGAGCCCTTCACCGCACTCGATGCCGCCTTGCGAAGGCGGATGCAGGATCTCGTCGTCGCCACGGCCTCAGACAGCGGCAAGGGCGGGCTCTTCATCACCCATGACATCCATGAAGCGCTGCGGATCTGCCACCGGATCGCGGTTCTCGACCGCTACGGCCATGGAATTCTCGACTGCGTCTCTGTTCCCGAGACACCGGGGCATCGCAGTGAGGAAATGATTTTCGAGACGGCACGAAGGCTCATTTCCGATCATCCGCTGTTTGCCGTCGTTGAAGAACATGACGAGCGGAGGCTGGCATGA
- a CDS encoding NnrU family protein yields the protein MTQIVLALVAFLLLHSVPAIPAIRGRLTAALGLRLYLLVYSTTSVALLIWVLHAAWNTEYVEIWRPDSRSILANLVLSPLGLFLVTAGLISPNPASISFMTGTTPGAITTLTRHPVLWGFLLWSLGHLAANGDTRSLLVFGGLGLFSAVGILVAEKRARRRMGEDWLPVERSTSIFPLIALLSGRAKLRLDGHLVAGLAVTLLVTLWLLAGGHAALFGADPILALDI from the coding sequence ATGACCCAGATCGTTCTTGCGCTTGTAGCCTTCTTGTTGTTGCATTCGGTGCCGGCCATACCAGCCATCCGGGGAAGGCTAACCGCAGCGCTTGGATTACGGCTCTACCTTCTAGTCTATTCGACAACATCCGTAGCACTCCTGATATGGGTCCTGCATGCCGCTTGGAACACCGAGTATGTAGAGATCTGGCGGCCGGATTCCCGGAGCATCCTCGCCAATCTCGTGTTGTCGCCACTCGGGCTCTTTCTGGTCACGGCAGGCCTAATCAGTCCCAATCCCGCATCTATCAGCTTCATGACAGGTACTACACCTGGCGCGATTACAACTCTCACCCGCCATCCGGTCTTGTGGGGATTTTTACTCTGGTCTCTCGGCCACCTCGCAGCAAACGGTGATACCAGATCGCTCCTTGTCTTCGGTGGCCTCGGTCTGTTTTCTGCTGTCGGTATCCTTGTCGCGGAAAAGCGCGCGAGACGCAGGATGGGAGAAGACTGGTTACCAGTCGAGAGATCAACATCCATATTTCCGTTGATCGCCCTGCTCTCCGGACGCGCCAAGCTGCGTCTGGATGGACATCTGGTAGCCGGGCTCGCCGTGACGCTGCTTGTCACACTCTGGCTGCTCGCGGGAGGCCATGCCGCCCTGTTTGGCGCAGATCCGATTCTCGCGCTCGACATCTGA
- a CDS encoding hemerythrin domain-containing protein: METTGSSLTASEVRALEDKHRDLLILCLKLEELAADFDTGEIPPGIQKVAKHIEPLVAAAHTLEEQKFYPDLELHAGSCFGSLLLDQVKSEHRVDRRAARELSLTLAAVARKRCRLSLETVAHMVRGFQEAVRRHITAEQMLLQQLLNVEPETQVFPT; this comes from the coding sequence ATGGAAACGACTGGATCCAGCCTGACGGCCTCCGAGGTCAGGGCGCTTGAGGACAAGCACCGCGATCTTCTCATTCTCTGCTTGAAGCTGGAGGAGTTGGCCGCGGACTTCGACACAGGTGAGATTCCACCTGGTATCCAAAAGGTTGCCAAGCACATCGAACCGTTGGTCGCAGCCGCCCACACTCTGGAAGAGCAAAAGTTCTACCCCGACCTCGAGCTGCATGCCGGCTCCTGCTTCGGCTCTCTTCTTCTCGATCAGGTCAAGTCCGAACATCGCGTCGACCGTCGCGCGGCCCGTGAGCTATCTCTCACTTTGGCCGCTGTTGCTCGCAAACGATGCAGACTGAGCCTGGAAACGGTGGCCCATATGGTTCGCGGTTTTCAGGAAGCTGTCCGGCGCCATATCACTGCGGAGCAGATGCTGCTGCAGCAGCTTCTAAACGTGGAACCCGAAACGCAGGTGTTCCCAACATGA
- a CDS encoding cytochrome C oxidase subunit IV family protein, whose translation MTRRQHEDLVGVLAMLITFAIGGTIVTALAGPTIVPIAAVLAIAFAKGRLVVLDFLELRGAHHPMRIALICWLSIILIAALSRSLVVLLLG comes from the coding sequence ATGACCCGCAGACAGCACGAGGATTTGGTGGGTGTGCTCGCCATGCTGATAACCTTCGCAATTGGTGGCACGATTGTTACGGCGCTCGCCGGTCCAACGATCGTACCGATTGCCGCCGTTCTTGCGATTGCCTTTGCCAAGGGACGGCTTGTGGTGCTCGACTTCCTCGAACTCAGGGGCGCACATCATCCCATGCGGATTGCGCTCATCTGCTGGTTGAGCATCATTCTGATCGCCGCCCTGTCTCGGTCGCTGGTGGTCCTTCTTTTGGGCTGA
- a CDS encoding cytochrome c oxidase subunit 3 has product MAMQTSLQQEAKDDHLLLWILVWSELIAFGILILGFLVVSTFDAEAFELARLHLRPGIAGANTLVLLVSGYFVAVAMRNRLDLEAVKRPLTIAALLGFCFVAVKLFEYWGEVRYAHDATLDTFFELYFIITGFHLLHVFFGAIALLLVAWRPARENLVLIATLWHVIDLVWLVIFPILYLA; this is encoded by the coding sequence ATGGCCATGCAAACGAGCCTCCAGCAGGAGGCAAAGGACGACCACCTGCTGCTCTGGATCCTGGTGTGGAGCGAGTTGATCGCTTTCGGCATCCTGATCCTTGGCTTCCTCGTCGTCTCGACCTTCGATGCAGAAGCCTTCGAACTGGCGCGTCTGCATTTAAGGCCGGGGATCGCCGGCGCGAACACGCTTGTCCTGCTGGTTAGCGGGTACTTTGTCGCCGTGGCGATGCGAAATCGGCTTGATCTCGAGGCGGTGAAACGGCCGTTGACGATTGCAGCCCTCCTCGGCTTCTGCTTCGTGGCGGTCAAGCTCTTCGAATACTGGGGTGAGGTTCGCTACGCCCACGATGCAACGCTCGACACCTTCTTCGAGCTCTATTTCATCATTACCGGCTTTCATCTCCTGCATGTCTTCTTCGGTGCCATTGCGCTTCTTCTCGTCGCCTGGCGCCCGGCACGGGAAAACTTGGTTCTGATCGCCACACTCTGGCACGTGATCGACCTCGTCTGGCTGGTCATCTTTCCCATTCTCTATCTTGCGTGA
- a CDS encoding ABC transporter permease has translation MGLAYRAGRVARFLWSGWAGLGGLAVFAAVWQLGAEAYGSFVLPAPAETIQTLFKLAAYPDNRMLVLSTSLRALAGFSLAAVFGTMAGVVAGYHPAIMRLARPQVTLLIGVPPIAWIVLLMIWFGMGAGTVIATAAIAALPLVFVGAAEGIQTRDRRLEDMARMAGLSWLARLFQISLRQMLHALFPALVMALGTAFKAAVMAELLANAGGIGGALANARSALDVEAALAWILLSVIALISVEYGIVQPLRAEAEAWREAAQPWGVRR, from the coding sequence ATGGGCCTAGCTTATCGTGCGGGAAGGGTGGCGCGCTTTCTCTGGTCCGGCTGGGCGGGTCTCGGCGGCCTTGCTGTCTTTGCCGCCGTTTGGCAGCTCGGAGCCGAAGCCTATGGCAGCTTCGTGTTGCCAGCACCGGCCGAGACGATCCAGACCCTGTTCAAGCTGGCGGCATATCCCGACAACCGTATGTTGGTGCTGTCAACGAGCCTGAGGGCGCTCGCCGGCTTTTCACTCGCCGCCGTGTTCGGAACGATGGCAGGCGTGGTGGCCGGATATCATCCGGCGATCATGCGCCTTGCGCGTCCGCAGGTGACCTTGCTGATCGGCGTCCCGCCGATCGCATGGATCGTCCTTCTGATGATCTGGTTCGGCATGGGGGCCGGAACGGTTATTGCCACCGCAGCTATCGCCGCCTTGCCGCTTGTCTTTGTGGGTGCAGCCGAGGGCATCCAGACACGAGACCGGAGATTGGAAGACATGGCCCGTATGGCCGGCCTGTCGTGGCTGGCCCGCCTGTTTCAGATATCCCTACGGCAAATGCTTCATGCGTTATTTCCTGCTTTGGTCATGGCACTGGGCACGGCTTTCAAGGCAGCAGTCATGGCCGAGTTGCTGGCCAATGCCGGCGGTATAGGAGGCGCGCTCGCCAATGCCCGTTCCGCACTCGATGTGGAAGCAGCTCTTGCGTGGATCCTCCTGTCGGTCATTGCGCTGATCAGTGTCGAATATGGAATTGTTCAGCCACTGCGCGCCGAAGCCGAGGCATGGCGGGAAGCCGCCCAACCCTGGGGCGTACGCCGATGA